In Micromonospora sp. WMMA1363, a genomic segment contains:
- a CDS encoding SGNH/GDSL hydrolase family protein encodes MPTPDAPTPVRFAALGDSITVGLGDPMPDGTWRGWAALLADGLAPPDPAGPSGVEFHNLAHTGALTADVLRDQLPAALDLRPTVAAVIVGVNDTLRARFDVSAIGAALLGTIGALRRTGALVLTARLPEPGRMLGLPSGLARPLARRIAAVNAVTDHAAALHGTVHFDIANHPDTYRRDMWSVDRLHPSERGHRLLASAYADLLRERGVPVHHHPDPRPGNPPPTRAAQLTWLAVKGTRWVRDRCTDLLPQLVWLAAAESWYTLRGEARRLDDRLGRDLAAALAACTPDPTGEADPAGRFGPHAAR; translated from the coding sequence GTGCCTACTCCGGACGCTCCGACACCGGTGCGATTCGCGGCGCTCGGTGACTCGATCACGGTCGGTCTCGGCGATCCGATGCCCGACGGGACGTGGCGCGGATGGGCCGCGCTACTCGCGGACGGACTGGCCCCGCCGGACCCGGCGGGGCCGTCCGGTGTGGAGTTCCACAATCTCGCCCACACCGGCGCGCTCACCGCCGACGTGCTCCGCGACCAGCTCCCCGCCGCCCTCGACCTGCGGCCGACGGTGGCCGCCGTGATAGTCGGGGTCAACGACACGCTGCGCGCCCGCTTCGACGTGTCCGCGATCGGCGCGGCGCTGCTGGGCACGATCGGCGCGCTGCGCCGCACCGGGGCGCTGGTGCTCACCGCGCGGCTGCCGGAACCGGGCCGGATGCTCGGGCTGCCGTCCGGGCTGGCCCGGCCACTCGCCCGGCGGATCGCCGCGGTGAACGCGGTCACCGATCATGCGGCAGCGCTGCACGGCACCGTCCACTTCGACATCGCCAACCATCCGGACACCTACCGCCGGGACATGTGGAGCGTCGACCGCCTGCACCCGAGTGAGCGGGGGCACCGGCTGCTCGCCAGCGCGTACGCCGACCTGCTGCGCGAGCGTGGCGTCCCGGTGCACCACCACCCCGACCCGCGGCCGGGAAACCCGCCGCCGACCAGGGCCGCCCAGCTGACCTGGCTGGCGGTCAAGGGCACCCGGTGGGTGCGGGACCGGTGCACCGACTTGCTGCCGCAGCTGGTCTGGCTGGCCGCCGCCGAGTCCTGGTACACGCTGCGGGGCGAGGCCCGTCGCCTCGACGACCGTCTCGGCCGCGACCTGGCCGCCGCCCTCGCCGCCTGCACCCCCGACCCGACCGGGGAGGCTGACCCGGCTGGCCGGTTCGGTCCGCACGCCGCACGCTAA
- the mptB gene encoding polyprenol phosphomannose-dependent alpha 1,6 mannosyltransferase MptB, giving the protein MLSPPSVSAYRLLGAVGATLLAVAGCGAGALPERGALWWTSLRHLDRPALLCGYAGLTLLTVAWWWAGSDLRRPAAGTAVGHPRFPGVPSAQLGNPWSGRTDRRGAAITLACWAGPLLLAPPLFSRDAYSYLAQGAMVLADLDVYQFGVAHLGGRLAAEVPQMWQHTPAPYGPVFLVLAAGVSALTGGHLALGVLALRVVALAGVALLVANLPRLARHGGVDPAAALWLGVLNPLVPLHLVAGAHNEAVMLGLLVVGLRLAVARRFAAATVLVTLAALVKVPALLGLLVVGALAVRRVGVRVAVARVAGVAVATGTAVTWATGIGYGWIGALGAPAYRHSWSISTALGRVARRSTEALGLDLGAAPMRAGVALGLLGVLAAAGAVWRYRHRLGPAYAVSLVLLAVALLGPATRPWYALWGLVLLAAAAPPGRARHVAALGAAVLAFVTLPSGFGPDAGQLLLATAGVLAGLVAVAVLRLLTPPPRLALAVPR; this is encoded by the coding sequence GTGCTGTCACCGCCGAGCGTCTCCGCCTACCGCCTTCTCGGCGCGGTGGGCGCCACCCTGCTGGCGGTCGCGGGCTGCGGCGCCGGTGCGTTGCCAGAACGGGGCGCACTCTGGTGGACGAGCCTGCGCCACCTCGACCGGCCGGCACTGCTCTGCGGATACGCGGGGTTGACCCTGCTCACGGTCGCCTGGTGGTGGGCCGGGAGCGATCTGCGGCGGCCCGCGGCCGGGACGGCCGTGGGCCATCCGAGGTTCCCGGGCGTCCCCTCCGCGCAGCTGGGAAATCCCTGGTCCGGGCGAACCGACCGCAGGGGCGCCGCGATCACCCTGGCCTGCTGGGCGGGGCCGCTGCTGCTCGCGCCGCCGCTGTTCTCCCGGGACGCCTACAGCTACCTGGCGCAGGGCGCGATGGTCCTGGCCGACCTGGATGTCTACCAGTTCGGGGTGGCCCACCTCGGCGGGCGGCTTGCCGCTGAGGTACCGCAGATGTGGCAGCACACGCCGGCGCCGTACGGTCCGGTCTTCCTGGTCCTGGCCGCCGGGGTGTCCGCGCTCACCGGTGGGCACCTGGCGCTGGGCGTGCTCGCGCTGCGCGTCGTGGCCCTCGCCGGAGTGGCGCTGCTCGTAGCGAATCTGCCCCGGCTGGCCCGGCACGGCGGCGTCGATCCGGCCGCCGCGCTCTGGCTGGGCGTGCTCAACCCACTCGTACCGCTGCACCTGGTCGCCGGCGCACACAACGAGGCGGTGATGCTCGGGCTGCTCGTGGTGGGACTGCGGCTGGCGGTGGCGCGTCGGTTCGCCGCGGCCACCGTGCTGGTCACCCTCGCCGCGCTGGTGAAGGTGCCGGCACTGCTGGGACTGTTGGTGGTGGGCGCGCTCGCCGTCCGGCGGGTCGGCGTCCGCGTCGCGGTGGCGCGTGTCGCCGGCGTCGCGGTCGCCACCGGCACCGCTGTCACCTGGGCCACCGGCATCGGGTACGGCTGGATCGGTGCCCTCGGCGCACCGGCCTACCGGCACAGCTGGTCGATCTCCACGGCGCTCGGCCGGGTGGCACGGCGTTCGACCGAGGCGCTTGGGCTGGACCTCGGCGCCGCGCCGATGCGGGCTGGTGTCGCACTCGGGTTGCTCGGCGTGCTCGCCGCCGCCGGGGCCGTCTGGCGGTACCGGCACCGGCTCGGCCCGGCCTACGCGGTGAGCCTGGTCCTGCTGGCGGTTGCGCTGCTCGGCCCGGCGACCCGGCCCTGGTACGCCCTGTGGGGCCTGGTCCTGCTCGCGGCGGCGGCACCACCCGGGCGGGCCCGGCACGTGGCCGCGCTCGGCGCGGCGGTGTTGGCGTTCGTGACGCTGCCCAGCGGCTTCGGTCCCGACGCCGGGCAACTGTTGCTGGCGACGGCCGGTGTGCTCGCCGGGCTGGTGGCGGTGGCCGTGCTACGTCTGCTCACCCCGCCGCCCCGGCTCGCCCTGGCGGTTCCCCGATGA
- a CDS encoding glycosyltransferase 87 family protein, whose translation MTAAAPGARLDAGGAAGGSEHPSRGQLLRRVLLVSGLATTIGVAIALLPGHRGWFDIGVYHGAVRHWVAGGALYEWTTWNGYGFTYPPFAAIVMLPMAAVSWYPTIAMNLALTVLAAGLLLHLLVAPLARRANWSRWYAFALAACLLAGLNPVRDTVSFGQVNLLLMALVYADLWQLERGRRLAGIGIGLAAAIKLTPAVFVGYLLVTRRWRAAGAAVGTAVAATLLALAVAPHATRTFFTEALWDTGRVGKLEYVSNQSLLGLVARLDPAHPDRLLWLALVAVALTAWWVRVGRAARAGDERAGFALTGVLACLVSPVTWVHHLVWLVPGLVVVAAATLPWPPAIPAARRRLRAGIGAYAVLCSGVVWVFANGSAGPHGFLGGNAYLLVAVGMLALIPISPRPGAAPPDAPRSGGTQTVGGPGLASGDEATGVSSGTPGPRGSR comes from the coding sequence ATGACGGCGGCTGCCCCGGGTGCCCGGCTCGACGCCGGTGGCGCTGCCGGCGGGTCGGAGCACCCGAGCCGGGGGCAGCTCCTCCGGCGGGTGCTGCTGGTGTCCGGCCTGGCCACCACGATCGGGGTGGCGATAGCGTTGCTGCCCGGGCACCGGGGCTGGTTCGACATCGGGGTGTATCACGGCGCGGTGCGGCACTGGGTGGCCGGCGGCGCGCTCTACGAGTGGACGACCTGGAACGGCTATGGCTTCACGTATCCGCCGTTCGCTGCGATCGTCATGTTGCCGATGGCGGCCGTGTCGTGGTATCCGACGATCGCCATGAACCTGGCGCTCACCGTGCTGGCCGCCGGGTTGCTGCTGCACCTGCTGGTGGCCCCGCTTGCCCGCCGTGCGAACTGGTCCCGGTGGTACGCGTTCGCGTTGGCCGCCTGCCTGCTTGCCGGGCTCAACCCGGTGCGCGACACGGTCAGTTTCGGCCAGGTGAACCTGCTGCTGATGGCGCTGGTCTACGCCGACCTGTGGCAGCTGGAACGGGGACGCCGGCTGGCCGGAATCGGGATCGGGCTGGCGGCGGCGATCAAGCTGACCCCGGCGGTGTTCGTCGGGTATCTGCTGGTGACCCGCCGCTGGCGGGCCGCCGGCGCGGCCGTCGGAACCGCGGTGGCGGCGACCCTGCTCGCGTTGGCCGTGGCTCCGCACGCCACCCGCACCTTTTTCACCGAGGCGCTGTGGGACACCGGGCGGGTCGGAAAGCTCGAGTACGTGTCCAACCAGTCGCTGCTCGGGCTCGTCGCCCGGCTCGATCCGGCACACCCCGACCGGCTGCTCTGGCTCGCCCTGGTCGCCGTGGCCCTGACGGCGTGGTGGGTTCGCGTCGGGCGGGCCGCCCGCGCCGGCGACGAGCGGGCCGGGTTCGCCCTGACCGGGGTGCTGGCCTGTCTGGTCAGCCCGGTCACCTGGGTGCACCACCTGGTCTGGTTGGTGCCCGGCCTGGTGGTGGTCGCCGCGGCGACGCTGCCGTGGCCACCGGCCATTCCGGCCGCCCGGCGTCGACTGCGCGCCGGCATCGGGGCGTACGCGGTGCTGTGCAGCGGCGTGGTCTGGGTCTTCGCCAACGGATCCGCCGGCCCGCATGGGTTCCTCGGCGGCAACGCGTACCTGCTGGTCGCGGTCGGGATGCTGGCCCTGATTCCGATCAGCCCGCGGCCCGGGGCGGCACCGCCCGACGCACCCCGGTCCGGGGGCACGCAGACCGTCGGTGGCCCCGGGCTGGCCAGCGGGGACGAGGCCACCGGGGTCAGCTCGGGAACGCCGGGGCCTCGGGGATCGCGCTGA
- a CDS encoding LysR family transcriptional regulator, whose product MSSLPTVEDLRLVEALARHGSLGAAGRELLISQPAASNRLAALERRIGERLFERDTTGARPTPAGRALAVEAAHVLEHLAAIYDRTRAAARATILTVGTFGSLAPWLFPALEELLGGVAVHQVTDHGDRLVEWVGEGSLDVAFVAIANQMRLPSTATAMAVARDRLAVLSAPDVPLGSRRKPFAGLDVITYTYDMSAATLHRRLSELGARPRAAATAETAVRMGRLLGWPIVLPRGLATSYAEPQERVSTVAIPGRLTLFMVTRRPTPIELVATVTSLPARLGLEPASTSTGDT is encoded by the coding sequence ATGAGCTCACTGCCCACGGTCGAGGATCTGCGGCTCGTCGAGGCGCTCGCCCGACACGGCTCACTCGGCGCGGCCGGTCGGGAGCTGCTGATCAGTCAGCCGGCCGCGAGTAACCGGCTGGCCGCGCTGGAGCGGCGGATCGGCGAACGGCTCTTCGAGAGGGACACGACCGGAGCCCGACCGACGCCGGCCGGGCGGGCGCTCGCCGTGGAGGCGGCGCACGTCCTTGAACACCTGGCGGCGATCTACGATCGGACCCGGGCGGCGGCGCGTGCGACGATCCTCACCGTCGGCACCTTCGGCAGCCTCGCCCCATGGCTGTTTCCCGCCTTGGAAGAGTTGCTGGGCGGCGTTGCGGTGCACCAGGTCACCGACCATGGCGACCGGCTTGTGGAGTGGGTCGGTGAGGGCTCGTTGGACGTGGCCTTCGTCGCGATCGCCAACCAGATGCGGCTGCCAAGCACGGCGACGGCGATGGCTGTGGCACGCGACCGACTTGCCGTCCTCAGCGCGCCCGACGTACCGCTCGGCTCCCGGCGCAAGCCGTTCGCGGGACTCGACGTGATCACGTACACCTACGACATGTCCGCCGCGACGCTACACCGGCGGCTGTCCGAGCTGGGTGCGCGGCCCCGGGCGGCGGCCACGGCCGAAACGGCCGTACGGATGGGTCGCCTGCTCGGGTGGCCGATCGTCCTACCACGCGGCCTGGCCACCTCCTACGCAGAGCCGCAGGAGCGAGTCTCGACCGTGGCGATTCCGGGCCGGCTCACCCTGTTCATGGTGACCCGCCGCCCGACACCGATCGAATTGGTGGCAACCGTCACCAGCCTGCCCGCTCGTCTCGGTCTGGAGCCCGCATCGACGTCGACCGGTGACACCTGA
- a CDS encoding type II toxin-antitoxin system RelE/ParE family toxin, translated as MLTSRWWRSHRPSAIDHIGEVGRPLDEPLDGFHSARRGTCRIIYRINEAKRVVEIHSIRHRRDSYRS; from the coding sequence GTGCTGACCAGCCGGTGGTGGAGAAGCCACCGCCCGTCGGCAATCGATCATATTGGCGAAGTTGGCAGGCCACTCGACGAACCCCTTGACGGCTTCCACTCCGCCCGCCGCGGCACGTGCCGGATCATCTACCGGATCAACGAGGCCAAGCGGGTCGTGGAGATCCACTCGATCCGCCATCGGCGCGACTCCTACCGTTCGTAG
- a CDS encoding MFS transporter: MGASTPAAAASGRSTLLAASACISIIQLDVYALNLALPTMASELDTSVTNLHWVISGFLLAEAAFLVPGGRLGDLVGRKRMLVAGLAVIGLGSLGAGLAPTAASLIAFRIVGGIGAGIVFPLAFAVITHAFPGGRAKRAIGSAYGVGAIALALGPLFGGGITELVSWRTVLLVDAALCVAATAVVATGLRESRDPTAPPAIDLPGLFTVVLAVAAVTLAVDRTNAGSPVATVGLVVVGLLAMAAFVLRERVARYPLVELDLFHNSRYVIMTLMGMVAHVAFTVAVFAATIYTQQVRGYSPFVAGMIVLALCVSGGIAGPIAGRLSERCDPPRAIALVTIVGAIGLLTASAGGHLAWYLLGLAVTGLGYRTAYAMTNLGTQAITRAERVGQASGVTQAALLGAAGIAVAATGSLIETGELQANLAQALSQALRWLAAGSVAAAALLAWRSGVTADTSADSAQARLRRRGTWAG, translated from the coding sequence ATCGGCGCATCCACCCCCGCCGCAGCTGCTTCGGGCCGGTCGACGCTACTAGCGGCCTCGGCGTGCATCTCCATCATCCAGCTCGACGTCTATGCGCTGAACCTCGCTCTGCCGACGATGGCATCGGAACTGGACACGTCCGTAACGAACCTGCATTGGGTGATCAGCGGCTTCCTTCTCGCGGAGGCGGCGTTTCTCGTGCCCGGCGGGCGGCTCGGCGACCTGGTCGGTCGCAAACGCATGCTCGTCGCCGGACTGGCGGTCATCGGCCTGGGCTCCCTGGGTGCTGGACTGGCGCCCACCGCCGCCAGCCTGATCGCTTTCCGTATTGTCGGGGGGATCGGCGCCGGCATCGTGTTTCCCCTCGCCTTCGCGGTCATCACCCACGCGTTCCCTGGGGGGCGGGCGAAACGCGCCATCGGCAGCGCCTACGGCGTCGGAGCCATCGCGCTGGCGCTCGGGCCCCTGTTCGGCGGTGGGATCACCGAGCTGGTGAGTTGGCGGACGGTGCTTCTGGTGGACGCTGCTCTGTGCGTCGCCGCCACAGCGGTCGTCGCAACGGGGTTGCGGGAGTCGCGGGATCCCACCGCCCCTCCTGCGATCGACCTGCCTGGTCTGTTCACGGTGGTGCTCGCGGTCGCCGCGGTCACCCTCGCGGTCGATCGAACGAATGCCGGGTCGCCTGTCGCGACCGTGGGCCTCGTCGTGGTCGGACTTCTGGCGATGGCGGCGTTCGTGCTACGCGAGCGGGTGGCGAGATACCCGCTGGTCGAACTCGATCTGTTCCACAACAGCCGCTACGTGATTATGACGCTGATGGGGATGGTTGCTCACGTCGCGTTCACGGTCGCGGTGTTCGCGGCCACGATCTACACCCAGCAGGTCAGGGGCTACTCGCCGTTCGTCGCGGGCATGATCGTCCTCGCTCTCTGCGTTAGCGGGGGAATCGCCGGCCCAATCGCGGGACGCCTCAGTGAACGCTGTGACCCGCCACGGGCCATCGCCCTCGTCACGATCGTCGGCGCGATCGGCCTGCTGACGGCTTCCGCCGGCGGTCACCTCGCGTGGTATTTGCTGGGCCTGGCGGTGACCGGGCTCGGATACCGGACCGCATACGCGATGACGAATCTGGGAACGCAGGCCATCACTCGGGCCGAGCGAGTGGGACAGGCCTCCGGCGTCACCCAGGCGGCGCTTCTCGGGGCTGCCGGCATAGCGGTCGCGGCCACCGGCAGCCTGATCGAGACCGGGGAGCTGCAGGCGAACCTCGCCCAAGCCCTCAGCCAAGCCCTGCGGTGGCTGGCCGCCGGCAGCGTCGCGGCCGCGGCACTGCTCGCCTGGCGATCCGGTGTCACCGCTGACACCAGTGCGGATTCCGCGCAAGCGCGGCTCCGTCGACGCGGAACATGGGCCGGGTAG
- a CDS encoding anibiotic ABC transporter — MSAFTGTGRLARLALRRDRTKLGIWVLGTPLLGVGLAGSVTGVYPDEPARIQYAETAATSVVARAFNGPIVGPDLGAVVVAETHLTLAVLAALISTFAVVRHTRQNEETGRAELLGAVAVGRYALLTAALLVVVGANLVLGVLLGSAFAVTGLPLAGSFAAAGALAGVGVAFTAVAAVAAQLSVTSRGANALAAAAAGVAFLLRAAGDVLGERDGLRVESAWPSWLSPLGWGNQVRAFGGERWWVLLLPGALLVGGAALAFLLAGRRDLGAGLLATRRGPAHAVAGLLSPAGLLWRLHRGALVGWAVAVVILGFSMGVAADEVNDMIAENPAAAEAIAALGGGTNLVDAFLAAMLGLFALTIGAYVVQALLRTRSDEADGTLESVLATAVSRHRWLGTQVAGAVLGAAVLVLLAGLSTGFGYGVVAGNAMGRTAELGVAALLWLPALLVVAGVVTALFGLLPRWSVALSWVSLIGFLLLGQLGAALDLPQAALNLSPYTHVPSVPPVDPTALPLLVLTGVGMLLLAAGLAGFRRRDVPS; from the coding sequence ATGAGCGCGTTCACCGGCACCGGCCGGCTGGCCCGGCTCGCCCTGCGACGCGACCGGACCAAACTCGGAATCTGGGTGCTCGGCACCCCGCTGCTCGGCGTCGGCCTGGCCGGCAGCGTCACCGGCGTCTACCCGGACGAGCCGGCGCGGATCCAATACGCCGAGACCGCCGCCACCAGCGTCGTCGCGCGCGCGTTCAACGGCCCGATAGTCGGGCCTGACCTCGGCGCGGTGGTGGTCGCCGAAACCCACCTCACGCTTGCCGTGCTCGCTGCGCTGATCAGTACATTCGCCGTCGTCCGGCACACACGGCAGAACGAGGAGACCGGTCGGGCGGAGCTGCTCGGCGCCGTCGCCGTCGGCCGGTACGCGCTGCTCACCGCCGCCCTGCTCGTCGTCGTCGGGGCGAACCTGGTGCTCGGTGTGCTCCTCGGGTCGGCCTTCGCCGTCACCGGTCTGCCGCTCGCCGGGTCGTTCGCCGCCGCCGGAGCGCTCGCCGGGGTCGGTGTCGCCTTCACCGCCGTCGCCGCCGTCGCCGCCCAGCTCTCGGTCACCTCGCGCGGCGCGAACGCGCTCGCCGCAGCCGCCGCCGGCGTGGCGTTCCTGCTCCGCGCCGCCGGGGATGTCCTCGGCGAACGGGACGGCCTGCGGGTGGAGAGTGCCTGGCCGTCCTGGCTGTCGCCGCTCGGCTGGGGCAACCAGGTGCGGGCGTTCGGCGGGGAGCGCTGGTGGGTGCTGCTGCTGCCCGGGGCGCTTCTGGTGGGCGGGGCCGCGCTCGCGTTCCTACTCGCCGGCCGACGCGATCTCGGCGCCGGGCTGCTCGCCACCCGCCGGGGCCCGGCCCACGCCGTCGCCGGGCTGCTCAGCCCCGCCGGTCTGCTCTGGCGGCTGCACCGGGGCGCCCTGGTCGGCTGGGCGGTCGCGGTGGTGATCCTGGGGTTCTCGATGGGAGTCGCCGCCGACGAGGTCAACGACATGATCGCGGAGAATCCCGCGGCGGCCGAGGCGATCGCGGCGCTCGGCGGCGGAACGAACCTGGTCGACGCGTTCCTCGCCGCGATGCTCGGACTGTTCGCGCTGACCATCGGCGCGTACGTCGTGCAGGCGCTGCTGCGCACCCGCTCGGACGAGGCCGACGGGACGCTGGAGTCGGTGCTCGCGACCGCGGTGAGCCGCCACCGCTGGCTCGGGACACAGGTGGCCGGCGCGGTGCTCGGCGCGGCCGTGCTGGTGCTGCTCGCGGGCCTGTCGACGGGCTTCGGGTACGGCGTGGTGGCCGGGAACGCGATGGGACGGACAGCCGAGCTGGGTGTGGCGGCGCTGCTGTGGCTGCCGGCGCTGCTCGTCGTGGCCGGTGTGGTGACCGCGCTGTTCGGGCTGCTGCCCCGTTGGTCGGTGGCGTTGTCCTGGGTGTCGTTGATCGGGTTCCTGCTGCTCGGGCAGCTCGGCGCCGCGCTTGACCTGCCGCAGGCGGCGCTCAACCTGTCTCCGTACACCCATGTTCCGTCGGTGCCGCCGGTCGACCCGACGGCGCTGCCCCTGCTGGTGCTCACCGGTGTGGGGATGCTGCTGCTGGCCGCCGGCCTGGCCGGCTTCCGCCGCCGCGATGTGCCGAGCTGA
- a CDS encoding CPBP family intramembrane glutamic endopeptidase, translating to MLLGLLTGWWLRRQPGFDRGDLGRPAALWAAVPSIARLWAGMAVVAVTGIAVLAPDRLFDLPRQTPLIWVAVVVLYPLLSVYPQELVFRAFLFHRYAPLFGTGTVLVAASATAFGVAHVIFGSIWSVLLTLAGGALFAWRYRRTRSLLAASVEHALYGILAFTVGLGDLFYHGVTR from the coding sequence GTGCTCCTCGGGCTGCTCACCGGGTGGTGGCTGCGCCGGCAGCCGGGATTCGACCGCGGCGACCTGGGCAGACCGGCGGCGCTGTGGGCCGCGGTGCCGAGCATCGCGCGGCTCTGGGCCGGCATGGCGGTGGTCGCCGTCACCGGGATCGCCGTGCTCGCCCCGGACCGCCTGTTCGACCTGCCCCGCCAGACCCCGCTGATCTGGGTCGCCGTGGTCGTGCTGTACCCGCTGCTCTCCGTCTATCCGCAGGAGCTGGTCTTCCGCGCCTTCCTGTTTCACCGGTACGCGCCCCTGTTCGGCACCGGCACGGTGCTCGTGGCGGCGAGCGCGACGGCGTTCGGCGTCGCGCACGTGATCTTCGGCAGCATCTGGTCGGTGTTGCTCACCCTCGCCGGCGGCGCGCTGTTCGCCTGGCGGTACCGGCGAACCCGGTCCCTGCTGGCCGCTTCGGTCGAGCACGCCCTCTACGGGATCCTGGCCTTCACCGTCGGCCTGGGTGACCTCTTCTACCACGGCGTGACGCGGTGA
- a CDS encoding ABC transporter ATP-binding protein, giving the protein MPVIAIAGLVKNFGTVRALDGLDLLVEAGEVHGFLGPNGSGKSTTIRILLGLLRRDVGDVRLLDADPWRDAVALHRRLAYVPGDVNLWPNLSGGEAIDLFGALRGGLDRRRRDELLRRFDLDPTKKCRSYSKGNRQKVAIVAAFASDVELYVLDEPTSGLDPLMEAVFQEEVRRLTRDGATVLLSSHVLAEVEALCDRVSIIRAGRTVESGTLTRLRHLARTTVTVETARPLVGVAELPGVHEVRAVDGRTRLEVEPEHLDELLAHLVRFGVRALTSAPPTLEELFLRHYDGAAGDGRVAAGAERVR; this is encoded by the coding sequence CAAGAACTTCGGTACGGTCCGCGCTCTCGACGGCCTCGACCTGTTGGTCGAGGCCGGGGAGGTACACGGGTTCCTGGGGCCCAACGGCTCCGGCAAGTCCACCACCATTCGGATCCTGCTCGGCCTGCTGCGCCGCGACGTCGGCGACGTGCGGCTGCTCGACGCGGATCCCTGGCGCGACGCGGTGGCGCTGCACCGCCGACTCGCGTACGTGCCCGGCGACGTGAACCTGTGGCCCAACCTGTCCGGTGGCGAGGCGATCGATCTGTTCGGCGCGCTGCGCGGCGGGCTGGACCGGCGTCGCCGCGACGAACTGCTGAGGCGCTTCGATCTGGACCCGACGAAGAAGTGCCGCTCGTACTCCAAGGGCAACCGGCAGAAGGTCGCGATCGTCGCCGCGTTCGCCTCCGACGTGGAGCTGTATGTGCTCGACGAGCCGACCTCCGGGCTCGACCCGCTGATGGAGGCGGTGTTCCAGGAGGAGGTCCGCCGGCTCACCCGTGACGGTGCCACCGTGCTGCTCTCCAGCCACGTCCTCGCCGAGGTCGAGGCGCTCTGTGACCGGGTCAGCATCATCCGCGCCGGCCGCACCGTGGAATCCGGCACACTGACTCGACTGCGGCACCTGGCCCGGACCACGGTCACCGTCGAGACGGCGCGCCCGCTGGTCGGCGTCGCGGAGCTGCCCGGCGTGCACGAGGTGCGTGCCGTGGACGGCCGCACGCGGCTGGAGGTGGAGCCGGAGCACCTCGACGAGCTGCTGGCGCACCTGGTCCGCTTCGGGGTGCGAGCGCTCACCAGCGCCCCACCGACCCTCGAAGAACTGTTCCTGCGGCACTACGACGGCGCCGCGGGCGACGGCCGGGTCGCCGCCGGCGCGGAGCGGGTCCGATGA
- a CDS encoding MFS transporter — MTTRRAIAAMLTTTFLTWMGQRTTAVALPLVALAESGSAWTTGLVGGAAGLPVLTSAWWARGLRQGLTTGRALAGVLAVQVVGLLVVPIGAALGTVGPVHLAAAGLITGCATAVSAPAQRALLADICDRLGSGISARMLAWQDFAQRSTMILAPPLAGWAVTVGGPFHLLWAEATGVGLGAAVLLTVSGSAAGAATDGGTAGAPKLRHVLASHPEVRRAVAMAGVGGLTWFAFTLGLAILGAQTGRPGLLISAGMTGYGAGSVLGALTAPVLVPRLPSLGTAAVGWIILGLAFVTLPAVTSSLASIACLAAVGGFAMPLGIGAANRLISVRTQGAERRAAFAAASLVHDGAVSLGLLAGGAVIGVAGAGPTLVVAGTVQVVAALLAGPWLIPVPTARDGSARQPLDREGVHA; from the coding sequence GTGACCACTCGCCGTGCCATCGCCGCCATGCTGACCACGACGTTTCTCACCTGGATGGGGCAGCGTACGACCGCGGTTGCGCTTCCCCTCGTCGCACTCGCCGAGAGCGGATCCGCCTGGACCACCGGGCTGGTCGGCGGAGCGGCGGGGCTGCCCGTGCTCACCTCGGCCTGGTGGGCCCGGGGGCTACGGCAGGGACTGACGACCGGCCGCGCACTCGCCGGCGTGCTCGCCGTCCAGGTGGTGGGGTTGCTCGTCGTCCCGATCGGCGCCGCCCTTGGGACCGTCGGCCCGGTCCACCTGGCCGCCGCCGGGCTGATCACCGGCTGCGCCACCGCTGTGAGCGCACCGGCCCAGCGGGCGCTGCTCGCCGACATCTGCGACAGGCTGGGCTCGGGCATCTCCGCCCGGATGCTCGCCTGGCAGGACTTCGCGCAGCGGAGCACGATGATACTAGCGCCACCGCTGGCCGGTTGGGCGGTGACAGTCGGTGGCCCGTTCCATCTGCTGTGGGCGGAGGCGACGGGCGTCGGCCTCGGCGCGGCGGTGCTGCTGACGGTGAGCGGGAGTGCCGCGGGCGCCGCGACCGACGGCGGGACGGCGGGCGCGCCGAAACTCCGACACGTCCTTGCGAGCCACCCGGAGGTACGCCGCGCCGTGGCCATGGCCGGCGTCGGTGGCCTCACCTGGTTCGCCTTCACCCTCGGGCTCGCGATCCTCGGCGCCCAGACCGGTCGGCCCGGGTTGCTCATCTCGGCCGGCATGACCGGCTACGGCGCGGGTTCCGTCCTCGGCGCACTCACGGCGCCGGTGCTCGTACCCAGACTGCCGTCACTGGGCACCGCGGCCGTCGGATGGATCATCCTCGGTCTGGCCTTCGTCACTCTGCCCGCAGTCACCTCGTCGCTCGCATCGATCGCCTGCCTGGCCGCGGTCGGCGGATTCGCGATGCCGCTTGGTATCGGGGCGGCGAACCGGTTGATCAGCGTTCGCACCCAGGGTGCGGAACGGCGCGCCGCCTTCGCCGCCGCGAGCCTGGTGCACGACGGCGCCGTGTCCCTCGGCCTGCTCGCCGGCGGGGCAGTCATCGGCGTGGCCGGCGCGGGGCCGACGCTGGTCGTCGCCGGTACCGTGCAGGTGGTCGCGGCCCTCCTCGCCGGGCCCTGGCTGATCCCGGTGCCCACGGCGCGGGACGGATCCGCCCGTCAGCCGTTGGACCGAGAAGGCGTGCACGCCTGA